The Virgibacillus dokdonensis genome includes a window with the following:
- a CDS encoding DUF2975 domain-containing protein: MQRGTTLFLRIAVYLIGIMVLALFIFWLPRLADDTAEMFPKFSYLRFPVLIGLYVTGIPFYFALYKALKLLTYIDKNNAFSKLSVNALRYIKYCAITISVLYAIGAIFLLTQNALHPGIAIIIFTIIFSSVVIAVFTMVLQKLLKSALDIKSENDLTV, translated from the coding sequence ATGCAACGAGGAACAACACTCTTTTTAAGAATAGCTGTTTATCTTATTGGGATTATGGTACTTGCCTTGTTTATATTTTGGTTGCCTAGATTAGCAGACGATACAGCAGAAATGTTTCCGAAGTTTTCCTATTTACGATTTCCCGTTTTAATCGGTTTGTATGTAACAGGAATTCCGTTTTACTTTGCTTTGTATAAAGCCTTGAAACTTTTAACTTACATTGATAAAAACAATGCCTTCTCGAAGCTATCGGTAAATGCATTAAGATACATAAAATACTGTGCAATAACAATTAGCGTCTTATACGCCATAGGAGCTATCTTCTTATTGACTCAAAACGCTTTACATCCCGGAATAGCAATTATCATATTTACAATTATTTTTAGTTCCGTTGTTATTGCAGTCTTTACTATGGTTCTTCAGAAGTTGTTGAAAAGTGCTTTAGATATAAAATCAGAAAATGATTTAACGGTCTGA
- a CDS encoding helix-turn-helix domain-containing protein has product MAIIINIDVMLAKRKMSVTELSEKVGITMANISILKNGKAKAIRLSTLESICRALDCEPGDILEYQKD; this is encoded by the coding sequence GTGGCAATTATAATCAACATTGATGTGATGTTGGCAAAAAGAAAAATGAGTGTAACAGAATTATCCGAGAAGGTAGGAATCACAATGGCTAACATATCTATTTTAAAAAATGGAAAGGCAAAAGCGATTCGATTATCTACTTTAGAATCCATTTGCAGGGCATTGGATTGTGAGCCGGGAGATATTCTAGAATATCAAAAGGATTAG
- a CDS encoding class I SAM-dependent methyltransferase yields MEKNESSLTSLISAFGRAYHSKYDTPKIFDDYIAKDLITQKEFEDIRKNMIQGIQFFNHEIAIKFQDQPDEILKWITQVQLSPTPLARAAYCEKVLFHEIVLGAEQYVILGAGLDTFCFRNPELDPKLEIFEVDYPSTQDFKRNRLAKSNYQIPYNFHFVPMDFTKDIILQNLIDEGFQPNKKTFYSLLGVSYYLTKEEISNLIKELFAEIPLGSSIVFDYADDKLFEEKGLSNRVQNMVQMASASGEPMKSCFTYDEIEILLEDAGLLIYEHLSPDVINNKFFSDRSDYLKAFETIHYIHAVKK; encoded by the coding sequence ATGGAGAAAAATGAATCCAGTTTAACTTCCTTAATTTCAGCTTTTGGTCGAGCATACCATAGTAAATATGACACACCAAAGATTTTTGATGATTATATTGCAAAAGATTTAATTACCCAAAAGGAATTTGAAGATATTCGTAAAAACATGATTCAAGGAATTCAATTTTTTAATCATGAAATTGCTATAAAATTTCAAGATCAACCCGATGAAATATTAAAATGGATTACACAAGTTCAACTCTCACCAACTCCATTAGCACGTGCTGCCTATTGTGAAAAAGTATTATTCCATGAGATAGTACTAGGAGCTGAACAATATGTCATTCTAGGAGCTGGATTGGATACATTTTGTTTTCGGAACCCAGAATTAGACCCTAAGTTGGAAATATTTGAAGTTGATTATCCGTCTACACAAGATTTTAAAAGGAATAGGCTAGCCAAATCTAATTATCAAATTCCTTATAATTTTCACTTTGTTCCAATGGATTTCACCAAAGATATTATCCTACAAAACCTTATTGATGAGGGTTTTCAACCAAACAAAAAAACCTTTTATAGTCTCTTAGGTGTTTCCTATTACTTAACAAAAGAAGAAATTTCAAATTTAATTAAAGAATTATTTGCAGAGATTCCATTGGGAAGTTCCATCGTTTTTGATTATGCAGATGATAAACTATTTGAAGAAAAAGGATTGTCTAACCGAGTTCAGAATATGGTGCAAATGGCATCCGCTAGTGGCGAACCAATGAAATCATGTTTTACTTATGACGAAATAGAAATATTGTTAGAAGATGCAGGATTACTTATTTACGAACATTTATCACCCGATGTTATAAATAATAAATTCTTTAGCGATCGTTCGGATTATTTAAAAGCCTTTGAAACGATTCATTACATCCATGCTGTAAAAAAATAA
- a CDS encoding GNAT family N-acetyltransferase yields MSNLVLRNVDEDDLPIFFKHQRDSEANQMAAFTSKDPNDWNSFAEHWNKILTNKNIIKQTIIVENTVVGHIVHFEQSGKPEVTYWIGKEYWGKGIATNALQEFLKQVSIRPLYARAAKDNTGSIKVLKRCGFMISGEDSGYANARGKDVEEFILTLN; encoded by the coding sequence ATGAGCAATTTAGTGCTTCGGAATGTGGATGAGGATGACCTTCCTATTTTTTTTAAGCATCAACGGGACAGTGAGGCAAACCAAATGGCCGCCTTTACAAGTAAGGACCCTAATGATTGGAATAGCTTCGCTGAACACTGGAACAAAATACTTACGAATAAGAATATTATTAAGCAAACTATCATTGTTGAGAACACCGTAGTTGGCCATATTGTACACTTCGAGCAGTCCGGAAAACCAGAAGTAACCTATTGGATTGGAAAGGAATACTGGGGTAAGGGAATCGCAACCAACGCTTTACAAGAATTTCTAAAACAGGTTTCAATTCGTCCACTTTATGCTCGCGCTGCAAAAGACAATACTGGATCCATAAAGGTTTTAAAAAGATGTGGGTTCATGATTTCGGGTGAAGATAGCGGGTATGCAAACGCGCGTGGTAAGGATGTTGAAGAGTTTATTCTCACCCTTAACTAA
- a CDS encoding glyoxalase superfamily protein produces the protein MQKVVPAFRITDYKKSKAFYVEGMGFQIDWEHRFEPDFPVFVQITKDEMTIYLTEHTGDCETGGLIHLFVPNVDKWYYELKSKKDIRITEPPNEDLEGLRMMTVVDPDGNQLRICTRL, from the coding sequence ATGCAAAAAGTGGTTCCTGCATTCCGCATTACTGATTATAAAAAGAGTAAGGCGTTTTACGTAGAAGGAATGGGATTTCAAATTGATTGGGAGCATCGGTTTGAACCTGATTTTCCTGTTTTTGTTCAGATCACTAAGGACGAAATGACTATTTATTTAACTGAACATACTGGAGACTGCGAAACGGGTGGGTTAATTCACTTATTTGTTCCCAATGTTGATAAATGGTACTACGAATTAAAGAGTAAAAAAGATATCCGTATTACGGAACCTCCAAATGAGGATCTTGAAGGACTTCGTATGATGACAGTCGTAGATCCTGATGGAAATCAATTACGCATATGTACTCGTTTATAA
- a CDS encoding VOC family protein, translating to MEKNTGVTFQVRITDYEKGIKWYEKLFNRKPDFIPHGDFAEWEIVPNTWLQVAKGEPTNGNGPLRLGVEDIENERRRLVEVLNIEIESVNTREGVPAAWCSFEDPYGNRIGLYQEI from the coding sequence ATGGAGAAGAATACCGGTGTAACATTTCAAGTGAGAATTACTGATTATGAAAAGGGGATAAAGTGGTATGAAAAGCTTTTTAACAGGAAACCTGACTTCATACCACACGGGGACTTTGCAGAGTGGGAGATTGTTCCTAACACGTGGCTTCAGGTTGCTAAAGGTGAACCAACAAATGGGAATGGTCCATTGAGGTTAGGTGTAGAAGACATTGAAAATGAAAGAAGAAGGCTTGTGGAAGTTTTAAACATAGAGATAGAAAGTGTTAACACCAGAGAAGGTGTCCCAGCTGCTTGGTGTTCTTTTGAAGACCCATACGGAAATAGGATTGGCTTGTATCAAGAAATTTAA
- the rpsI gene encoding 30S ribosomal protein S9: protein MAQVQYYGTGRRKKSTARVRLVPGTGNITINGRNAADYFPYETQLLILNQPLVATETQGTYDIIVNVHGGGFTGQAGAIRHGVARALLEADPEYRSALKSEGYLTRDARMKERYKYGLKKARRAPQFSKR, encoded by the coding sequence TTGGCACAAGTACAATACTATGGCACAGGTCGTCGTAAAAAATCAACTGCGCGCGTACGTTTAGTACCTGGTACAGGCAACATTACAATTAACGGTCGTAATGCAGCTGATTATTTCCCATATGAAACACAGTTGTTAATTTTAAACCAACCACTTGTAGCAACAGAAACACAAGGAACATATGACATTATTGTCAACGTTCATGGTGGCGGCTTCACTGGTCAAGCAGGAGCTATCCGTCACGGAGTTGCACGTGCATTGCTAGAAGCTGATCCTGAGTACCGTAGCGCTCTAAAATCAGAGGGTTACCTAACTCGTGATGCTCGTATGAAAGAACGTTATAAATACGGTCTTAAAAAAGCACGTCGTGCACCACAGTTCTCAAAACGTTAA
- the rplM gene encoding 50S ribosomal protein L13 encodes MRTTFMANENNIERKWLVVDAEGKRLGRLASEVAAILRGKHKPTYTPHADTGDHVIIINAEKIELTGNKLTDKKYYRHTNHPGGLKERNAEEMRTKYPERMLEMAVKGMLPNGPLGRRMAKKLHVFRGAEHNHQAQKPEVYELRG; translated from the coding sequence ATGCGCACAACTTTCATGGCAAATGAAAATAATATCGAACGCAAATGGCTAGTTGTTGATGCAGAAGGCAAACGATTAGGTCGTTTAGCAAGTGAAGTTGCTGCGATCCTTCGTGGAAAGCATAAACCAACTTACACGCCACATGCAGATACAGGTGACCATGTCATCATCATTAACGCAGAGAAAATTGAATTAACTGGTAATAAACTAACAGATAAAAAATACTACCGTCATACAAACCACCCTGGTGGTTTAAAAGAACGTAATGCAGAGGAAATGCGTACAAAATATCCTGAGCGTATGCTAGAGATGGCAGTTAAAGGAATGCTTCCAAACGGTCCTTTAGGTCGCAGAATGGCTAAGAAGCTTCATGTATTCAGAGGCGCTGAACACAATCATCAAGCACAAAAACCAGAAGTTTATGAGCTTCGTGGGTAA
- the truA gene encoding tRNA pseudouridine(38-40) synthase TruA: MERLKCTLQYDGSHFSGFQIQPGKRTVQGILEKALQKMHKGEPVRIHPSGRTDTGVHAKGQTIHFDSPYNIPMYNWKQALNTLLPDDIYVKQVEVVPNTFHARYDVVEKEYRYYVYHAKEPDVFRRHYAYFFPYALDVASMQVACRYLEGTHDFTTFSSAKATTRGSKQRTLYQVTCEKRGAEIEFIFRGSGFLYNMVRIIVGVILDIGQGRREASDIAVLLSKRDRRAVGETVPAQGLYLCRVKY; the protein is encoded by the coding sequence ATGGAACGACTAAAATGTACACTTCAATATGACGGCTCTCATTTCTCGGGCTTTCAAATCCAACCTGGAAAAAGAACCGTACAAGGAATACTAGAAAAAGCATTACAAAAAATGCATAAAGGTGAACCTGTACGCATTCATCCTTCAGGGAGAACCGATACAGGCGTTCATGCGAAAGGACAGACGATTCACTTTGATTCTCCATACAACATCCCTATGTACAATTGGAAGCAAGCATTAAACACCTTGCTCCCTGATGACATTTATGTTAAGCAGGTAGAAGTGGTTCCTAATACGTTCCACGCTAGGTATGATGTAGTAGAGAAGGAATATCGTTATTATGTTTATCATGCAAAGGAACCGGATGTATTTAGACGCCATTATGCTTATTTTTTCCCGTATGCATTAGACGTTGCTTCCATGCAAGTAGCATGCCGTTATTTGGAAGGAACGCATGATTTTACAACCTTTTCCTCTGCTAAAGCAACAACAAGAGGGAGCAAACAGCGTACGCTTTATCAAGTAACCTGTGAAAAAAGAGGCGCCGAAATCGAATTTATTTTTCGCGGCAGCGGATTTTTATATAATATGGTGCGCATCATCGTTGGTGTAATATTAGACATAGGTCAAGGAAGGCGAGAAGCGTCTGATATAGCTGTTTTACTGTCAAAAAGGGATAGACGTGCAGTAGGAGAAACAGTGCCCGCACAAGGCCTCTATTTGTGTCGTGTGAAATACTAA
- a CDS encoding energy-coupling factor transporter transmembrane component T family protein, with translation MNNAMVIGQYVPGNSVVHRLDPRTKITIIFIFVFVVFLANNVWSYTILTVFALLSMITSRVPLRFVLKGLMPVWFLIIFTFLLHVIITKEGDVVFEIFTFQVYSGGLIQGFAISMRFFLLILVTSLLTLTTTPIEITDAIESMLQPLKKVKFPVHELALMMSISLRFIPTLLQETDKISKAQASRGVDFRTGKLKDRIQAVVPLLVPLFVSAFKRAEELAMAMEARGYQGGEGRTKLRELKFTKLDVGIYILFIFVILGLFFTRN, from the coding sequence ATGAATAATGCCATGGTTATTGGTCAGTACGTACCAGGGAACTCCGTTGTTCACCGATTAGACCCACGAACGAAGATTACAATTATATTTATCTTTGTGTTTGTCGTCTTTTTAGCGAACAATGTGTGGAGCTATACAATATTAACTGTTTTCGCACTTTTAAGTATGATAACATCTCGTGTACCATTACGATTTGTTTTAAAGGGTTTAATGCCTGTATGGTTTTTAATTATTTTTACCTTTCTACTCCATGTAATTATTACAAAAGAAGGTGATGTCGTATTCGAGATTTTTACCTTTCAAGTATACTCTGGTGGGTTAATTCAAGGTTTTGCTATTTCCATGCGATTCTTTCTACTTATTTTAGTCACGTCGCTACTAACATTGACAACAACACCGATAGAAATAACGGATGCGATTGAAAGCATGTTGCAACCATTAAAAAAAGTGAAATTTCCGGTTCATGAATTGGCGTTAATGATGTCGATATCACTCCGTTTCATTCCAACGTTGTTACAAGAAACAGATAAAATCTCAAAAGCGCAAGCGTCACGTGGCGTTGACTTTCGAACAGGGAAGCTCAAAGATCGCATACAAGCCGTCGTGCCATTGCTCGTTCCCTTATTCGTCAGTGCTTTCAAACGAGCAGAAGAGCTAGCTATGGCGATGGAAGCGAGAGGCTATCAAGGTGGCGAAGGTCGTACCAAGTTACGAGAATTAAAATTTACGAAGCTAGACGTAGGAATATACATTTTATTTATATTCGTCATCTTAGGACTATTTTTTACAAGGAACTAG
- a CDS encoding energy-coupling factor ABC transporter ATP-binding protein codes for MDITFENVSYIYQQHSPFAHKAIDQLSFHIPSGTFVAIVGHTGSGKSTLIQHLNGLVQPTAGKVKIGDFELTAEKKPKHMKQLRSKVGVVFQYPEHQLFEETVAKDISFGPKNFGVGDSEIQRRVTEALQAVGLSADYVERSPFDLSGGQMRRVAIAGVLATKPNVLVLDEPTAGLDPRGQKEMMEMFYERHRSEQLTTILVTHSMEDAVTYADHVIILNKGSKYMEGKPEEVFVQKEALQQVQLDVPEMVAFINRWNEKFHTKLPFTKQSERELATAITAVLKGGKSHE; via the coding sequence ATGGACATTACATTCGAGAACGTAAGCTATATCTATCAACAGCACTCCCCATTTGCTCATAAAGCGATTGACCAATTAAGCTTTCATATCCCTTCTGGAACATTTGTAGCCATTGTAGGTCATACGGGTTCAGGGAAATCAACTTTAATTCAGCATTTAAATGGTCTTGTTCAGCCGACAGCAGGAAAAGTAAAGATAGGAGACTTTGAGCTCACGGCAGAAAAAAAGCCGAAACATATGAAACAGCTAAGAAGCAAGGTCGGTGTCGTATTTCAATATCCGGAGCATCAACTATTTGAAGAGACGGTTGCGAAGGATATTAGCTTTGGACCTAAAAATTTTGGTGTTGGGGATAGCGAAATACAACGGCGAGTGACAGAAGCATTACAAGCTGTTGGTTTATCAGCAGATTATGTAGAGCGCTCCCCCTTTGATTTAAGTGGTGGGCAAATGCGCAGGGTCGCTATTGCTGGTGTTTTAGCTACAAAACCAAACGTCCTTGTCTTAGATGAACCGACTGCAGGACTTGATCCAAGAGGGCAAAAAGAAATGATGGAGATGTTTTATGAACGCCATCGGTCTGAACAGCTTACAACGATACTCGTCACACATAGCATGGAGGATGCCGTTACGTATGCGGATCATGTCATTATTTTAAATAAAGGTAGTAAATATATGGAAGGGAAACCAGAGGAAGTGTTTGTGCAAAAGGAAGCATTGCAACAAGTTCAACTGGATGTTCCCGAAATGGTAGCCTTTATTAATCGTTGGAATGAAAAATTTCACACCAAACTCCCTTTTACGAAGCAGTCTGAGCGCGAATTAGCAACTGCTATTACCGCCGTGCTTAAAGGAGGGAAAAGCCATGAATAA
- a CDS encoding energy-coupling factor ABC transporter ATP-binding protein codes for MSSNEKLVEFRNVSFRYGAEQPWVLKNCSFEIDREEWVAIIGHNGSGKSTIAKLMNGLLFPQEGEIYVAGKKVQEDTIWDVRKDVGMVFQNPDNQFVGTTVQDDVAFGMENRGFPREEMLQRLDDVLHAVGMVDYRLTEPHRLSGGQKQRIAIASVLAVSPKVLILDEATAMLDPRGRRDIMQTVAHLQANKDVSLLTITHDLQEIVQADRVIVMNEGQVWDESHPRELFSKQDDLLAIGLDVPFIASLAKALKQTGIPITKEPLNHEELLEELWTLHSRT; via the coding sequence ATGAGTAGCAATGAAAAATTGGTAGAGTTTAGAAATGTATCATTTCGATATGGAGCAGAGCAGCCATGGGTACTGAAAAACTGTAGCTTTGAGATCGATCGCGAAGAATGGGTTGCCATTATTGGTCATAATGGTTCGGGGAAATCTACCATAGCTAAATTAATGAATGGACTTTTATTTCCGCAAGAAGGGGAAATTTATGTAGCTGGGAAAAAAGTGCAGGAAGATACCATTTGGGATGTACGTAAAGATGTCGGCATGGTGTTTCAAAATCCAGATAATCAATTTGTAGGTACAACGGTACAAGACGATGTTGCATTTGGCATGGAGAATAGAGGTTTTCCAAGAGAGGAAATGCTACAGCGACTTGATGATGTGTTACATGCAGTTGGCATGGTGGATTATCGCTTAACGGAGCCTCATCGTCTATCTGGTGGACAAAAGCAACGTATAGCTATTGCAAGCGTGCTAGCTGTATCTCCCAAAGTGCTTATTTTAGATGAAGCAACAGCGATGTTAGACCCAAGAGGAAGAAGAGATATTATGCAAACCGTCGCTCATTTGCAAGCAAATAAGGATGTATCCTTACTAACAATTACACACGACCTGCAAGAAATTGTCCAAGCAGATCGGGTTATTGTAATGAATGAAGGTCAAGTTTGGGACGAGTCTCATCCGAGAGAGCTTTTTTCTAAGCAAGATGATCTACTTGCAATTGGATTAGATGTTCCGTTTATTGCTTCCTTAGCAAAAGCTTTAAAACAGACGGGCATTCCCATCACAAAAGAACCATTAAATCATGAAGAACTGTTGGAGGAACTATGGACATTACATTCGAGAACGTAA
- the rplQ gene encoding 50S ribosomal protein L17, whose amino-acid sequence MARKLGRTSDQRMALLRNLASDLIIHERIETTEAKAKELKSVVDKMITLGKRGDLHARRQAASFLYNQEANEDQNVIQKLFNDVAPRYEDRQGGYTRVLKLGARQGDGAKMAIIELV is encoded by the coding sequence ATGGCTAGAAAATTAGGTCGTACATCGGATCAACGCATGGCGCTACTTCGTAATCTTGCTTCTGATTTAATTATTCATGAGCGGATTGAAACAACAGAAGCCAAAGCGAAGGAGTTAAAATCCGTTGTTGATAAAATGATTACATTAGGCAAACGTGGGGATCTGCACGCACGCCGTCAAGCAGCCTCATTTCTATATAATCAAGAAGCTAATGAAGATCAAAACGTTATTCAGAAGCTTTTCAATGATGTGGCTCCGCGTTACGAAGACCGTCAAGGTGGGTACACACGTGTTCTTAAACTGGGCGCTCGTCAAGGTGATGGTGCGAAAATGGCAATCATTGAACTAGTTTAA
- a CDS encoding DNA-directed RNA polymerase subunit alpha: MIEIEKPKIETVEISDDATFGKFVVEPLERGYGTTLGNSLRRILLSSLPGAAVTSVQIDGALHEFSTIDGVVEDVTTIILNLKKLALKIYSDEEKTLEIDVQGEGKVTAADLTYDSDVEVLNPDLLIATLNNKGSLYMKITAERGRGYRPAEANKRDDQPIGIIPVDSIFTPVSRVTYQVENTRVGQVANFDKLTLDVRTDGSIRPEEAVSLGAKVFTEHLNIFVGLTDEAKNAEVMVEKEEDQKEKVMEMTIEELDLSVRSYNCLKRAGINTVQELANKSEEDMMKVRNLGRKSLEEVKVKLNDLGLGLRDDD; encoded by the coding sequence ATGATCGAAATTGAAAAACCAAAAATTGAGACGGTAGAAATCAGCGATGATGCTACATTTGGAAAATTCGTAGTCGAACCGCTTGAACGTGGATATGGTACCACTCTAGGAAACTCCTTGCGTCGTATCCTACTATCCTCACTTCCAGGTGCTGCTGTGACTTCAGTTCAAATTGATGGAGCGCTACATGAATTTTCAACGATTGATGGTGTTGTTGAAGATGTAACAACAATTATTTTGAACTTGAAAAAATTAGCGCTAAAAATCTACTCAGATGAAGAAAAGACATTGGAGATTGATGTGCAGGGAGAAGGAAAAGTTACGGCTGCAGATCTAACCTATGATAGTGATGTAGAGGTCCTAAATCCGGATTTGTTAATTGCTACATTGAATAACAAAGGCAGCTTGTATATGAAAATTACTGCAGAACGTGGACGTGGGTATCGACCTGCTGAAGCAAACAAACGTGATGATCAGCCAATCGGGATAATTCCAGTTGACTCCATTTTTACTCCAGTATCACGTGTAACCTACCAAGTAGAGAATACACGTGTTGGTCAAGTAGCTAACTTTGATAAATTAACATTAGATGTACGTACAGATGGCAGTATTCGTCCAGAAGAAGCTGTTTCTTTAGGTGCGAAAGTCTTTACAGAGCATCTTAATATTTTTGTAGGTTTAACAGATGAAGCGAAAAACGCTGAAGTGATGGTCGAGAAGGAAGAAGACCAAAAAGAAAAAGTGATGGAAATGACGATTGAAGAACTTGATCTTTCTGTCAGGTCCTATAACTGTCTAAAGCGTGCTGGGATTAACACCGTACAAGAACTAGCAAATAAATCTGAAGAAGATATGATGAAGGTACGCAATCTTGGACGTAAGTCGTTAGAAGAAGTAAAAGTGAAGCTTAACGATTTAGGTCTTGGCTTGCGAGACGATGACTAA
- the rpsK gene encoding 30S ribosomal protein S11: protein MAQKSSARKRRVKKNIESGISHIRSTFNNTIVTITDTQGNVLGWSSAGALGFKGSKKSTPFAAQMAAETAAKSAIDHGMKTLEVTVKGPGAGREAAIRSLQAAGLEVTAIRDVTPVPHNGCRPPKRRRV, encoded by the coding sequence ATGGCACAAAAGTCAAGCGCACGTAAACGTCGTGTGAAAAAAAATATTGAGTCAGGTATATCCCATATCCGTTCAACATTTAATAACACCATCGTTACGATTACAGATACGCAAGGAAATGTTCTTGGATGGAGTTCTGCTGGTGCATTGGGCTTTAAAGGTTCAAAGAAATCTACTCCATTTGCTGCCCAAATGGCAGCTGAAACTGCTGCTAAATCTGCAATTGACCATGGTATGAAAACTCTTGAAGTAACCGTTAAAGGACCAGGAGCCGGCCGTGAAGCAGCTATTCGTTCTCTTCAGGCAGCAGGTTTGGAAGTTACAGCTATTCGTGATGTAACGCCAGTACCACATAACGGTTGCCGCCCACCAAAACGTCGTCGTGTATAA
- the rpsM gene encoding 30S ribosomal protein S13, with amino-acid sequence MARIAGIDVPRDKRVVISLTYIYGIGKTTAQKILKEAGVSEDTRVRDLTEDELGRIRKATDEYTIEGDLRREVSLNIKRLIEIGSYRGIRHRRGLPLRGQKTKNNSRTRKGPRRAIAGKKK; translated from the coding sequence ATGGCACGTATTGCAGGTATTGATGTCCCACGTGATAAACGCGTAGTCATTTCCCTAACGTATATTTACGGTATTGGAAAAACTACTGCTCAAAAAATCCTTAAAGAAGCAGGCGTTTCTGAAGACACTCGTGTACGCGACCTTACTGAGGACGAATTAGGAAGAATTCGTAAAGCTACAGACGAGTATACCATTGAAGGAGACCTTCGTCGTGAAGTATCTCTAAATATTAAACGTCTTATCGAGATCGGCTCATATCGCGGAATCCGCCATCGTCGTGGACTTCCTCTTCGTGGACAAAAAACAAAAAATAATTCACGTACTCGTAAAGGGCCGCGTCGCGCGATCGCTGGAAAGAAAAAATAA
- the rpmJ gene encoding 50S ribosomal protein L36, with translation MKVRASVKPICEKCKVIKRNGKVMVICENPKHKQKQG, from the coding sequence ATGAAAGTAAGAGCATCTGTAAAACCCATTTGCGAAAAATGTAAAGTCATTAAACGAAATGGTAAAGTAATGGTTATTTGTGAAAATCCAAAGCATAAACAAAAACAAGGATAA
- the infA gene encoding translation initiation factor IF-1 produces the protein MAKDDVIEVEGTVTETLPNAMFKVELENGHTVLAHVSGKIRMHFIRILPGDKVTVELSPYDLTRGRITYRYK, from the coding sequence ATGGCGAAAGACGATGTAATTGAAGTGGAAGGAACCGTAACCGAAACATTGCCGAATGCGATGTTTAAAGTCGAATTGGAAAACGGTCATACTGTATTAGCCCACGTATCCGGGAAAATTCGTATGCACTTTATTCGCATTCTTCCTGGCGACAAAGTAACGGTTGAACTTTCTCCGTATGATTTAACTAGAGGACGTATTACGTACCGTTATAAATAA
- a CDS encoding KOW domain-containing RNA-binding protein, protein MNEDDSIPRIGQVVRIMQGREAGQYAVVIKSVDDKYVLLADGEKRKYDRPKKKNLHHIELMDYISPEVQNSLLETGRVTNGKLRFAIAKFINEVVTDLKKGDQHDGERRCN, encoded by the coding sequence TTGAACGAAGATGATTCGATACCGCGGATAGGTCAAGTTGTTCGAATTATGCAAGGTCGTGAAGCGGGTCAATATGCAGTCGTTATTAAATCTGTCGATGATAAGTATGTCTTGCTTGCAGATGGGGAAAAACGTAAATATGATCGACCAAAGAAAAAGAATCTTCATCATATCGAGTTAATGGATTATATTTCTCCAGAAGTCCAAAACAGCCTTCTAGAAACTGGTCGTGTCACAAATGGTAAACTGCGATTTGCCATAGCGAAATTTATCAATGAAGTTGTGACTGATTTGAAGAAGGGAGATCAACACGATGGCGAAAGACGATGTAATTGA